One genomic window of Nicotiana sylvestris chromosome 10, ASM39365v2, whole genome shotgun sequence includes the following:
- the LOC138879452 gene encoding uncharacterized protein has protein sequence MWVPRKSSPRRSREGTPDGSHANGNAQFENDEAINEALQKLIAQQVVAESPASHEKENQKQLKEQSDRIEQIPGVSPIIKGIDMDKYPQQPWKPNAAPLPIPKKFKLPDVPKYNGTPDLRHHVTAFTTGVKGNNLTKQEIESVLVKTFSKTLTKGELTWYSLLPENSINSFAELVDSFIKEHSGAQKSKKRMEDIFKIMQGDSELLREFVDKFQRETMTLPHVPDNWAAIAFTSNLNEKSSEATRRLKESLCEFPATTWNDVYNRSMGDKVQWPKEMRSNPSRRNPDHWCEFHNDHGHKTADCRLLQGEVDHLLKQEYLTELFSERGKQAYMKNRQEPPKPPSPKRTINVISRGEDINGVTYTTANKISNVTFTQGKWVRHVLEEESITFDDADADGVLSLHNDALVITLLVHDTNVKRVIDPGSSVNIILLRVLREMHAKDKLIPKAHTLSGFDNSSVVMTGEQLQNPVEGTTTQTSTEQGRTNVDSRPGAIQELEGKENIKTTIEELEVVIFFAQWPERKVYVGANLSQDMKGIPLEVMTHKLNEDPTYFPVKQKKRKQGTFENQVIQDEVQKLLKIRSIHEIKMDPVDEEKTSFITDRKTYCYKVMPFGLKNTGATYQRLVTKMFQEHLGKTMEVYIDDMLVKTQHSGDHTSHLSDTFQILQKFNMKLNPEKCAFSVASDYAIEEILDMLTSRKEVQRLTGRVAALGRFISKSSKKCFKFFSALKKKDQFEWTEECQQALKIFKAYLSNPSLLAKPKAGERLLIYLVVSEVAVSVVLVREDQVIAYPLRNILHKHKLSGRLAKWAIELSEYDITYQPRTVKKSQVLADFVADFSQGMQLEAEKELQVFNGSNLGIWTLFTDGSSNVKGACLGIVLIPSTGETIRQAIKCHSITNDGAEYAAVIAGLEQARELGINQIVIKSNSQVVVNQILGTYTAREVRMQQYLEKVRDLIRQFQTWKVMQISRDGNVEANALANIASATDVASNENAFIIHLFHSVLDPDKNEYGTVPKDKKKAHTLRKRLLDIV, from the exons atgtgggtgccacGGAAAAG CTCCCCTCGACGATCTCGAGAAGgcactcctgatggatctcatgcAAATGGAAATGCTCAATTCGAAAATGATGAAGCTATcaatgaagctttgcaaaagctaatagCTCAACAG GTAGTGGCGGAATCCCCAGCGAGTCATGAGAAGGAGAaccag aaacagctcaaggagcaaagtgaccgcatagagcaaatacctggagtatcgcccataatcaaagggatagatatggataaatatccacaacaaccttggaagccaaatGCTGCTCCtctcccaattccaaagaaattcaaattGCCCGatgtcccaaaatacaatggaacACCTGATCTACGacaccacgtgactgcattcacaacaggcgtaaaaggcaacaaCTTGACCAAAcaggaaattgaatcagtattggtcaaaacATTCAGTAAAACACTCACTAAGGGAGagttaacatggtattctcttttacccgaaaattccaTAAATTCTTTTGCAGAGCTtgtagattctttcatcaaagaaCACTCGGGGGCTCAAAAGTcgaagaaaagaatggaagatattttcaaaatcatgcaaggggactcagaattgcttagagagtTTGTGGACAAGTTCCAACGTGAAACAATGACGTTACCGCAtgtacctgacaattgggcagctatagccttcacaagtaatttgaatgaaaaaagttcagaagccacgaggcgactcaaggaaagtctttGTGAATTCCCAGCCACAACATGGAAtgacgtttacaacag aagcatgggtgacaaggtacagtggccaaaagagatgagatCAAATCCAAGCAGGCgcaaccctgatcattggtgtgagtttcacaatgatcacgggcataaaacggCAGATTGCAGGTTACTACAAGGGGAAGTTGATCATCTATTAAAGCAAGAGTATCTCACTGAATTATTCAGTGAGAGAGGCAAGCAAGCatacatgaagaataggcaggagcccCCAAAGCCTCCTTCTCCCAAAAGGACCATTAATGTCATAAGCagaggtgaagacatcaatggtgtgACGTACACAACAGCCAATAAAATTTCTAATGTCACATTTACCCAAGGAAAGTGGGTGCGACATGTCTTAGAGGAAGAAAGCATTACGTTCGATGATGCAGATGCGGATGGCGTATTATCCctacataacgatgcactggtaataactttacttgtacatgatactaatgtgaaacgagtgattgatccaggtagttccgtgaacattattttgctgaGAGTACTACGTGAGATGCATGCCAaagataaattaataccaaaggcacatactctatctggatttgacaattccagTGTAGTGATGACAGGAGAG caattacagaatccagttgagggtaccacaacacaaacctcaactgaacaaggacgAACAAACGTGGACTCAAGGCCAGGTGCCATTCAAGAActagaaggaaaagaaaatatcaaaacaacgattgaAGAACTGGAAGTTGTAATATTCTTTGCACAatggcctgaaaggaaagtctacgtaggggccaatctaagccaagacatgaaag gaataccactggaggtaatgactcacaaattaaatgaagacccaaCGTATTtccctgtcaaacaaaagaagagaaagcaaggaactttcgaaaatcaggtgattcaagatgaggttcaaAAATTATTAAAGATTAGGTCTATCcatgag atcaaaatggatcctgtggatgaagaaaaaacttcatttataacagacaggaagacttactgttataaagtaatgccttttggtcttAAAAACactggtgcaacatatcaaagactggtgaccaaaatgtttcaagaacatttgggaaaaaccatggaggtttatatagacgatatgctcgttaaaactcaGCATTCAGGAGATCATACATCACACTTGTCTGATACGTTTCAGATTTTGCAAAAATTTAACATGAAAttaaatcctgagaaatgtgcattcagtgttgcatcag ATTATGCCATTGAAGAAATTCTTGACATGCTTACAAGTAGaaaagaagtgcagaggttgacaggaagagttgcagccttggggagattcatttctaaatcatcaaaaaaatgctttaagttcttttcagctcttaaaaagaaAGATCAGTTCGAATGGACTGAGGAATGTCAGCAGGCACTCAAAATTTTTAAGGCATACCTGTCAAATCCATCATTactcgcaaaaccaaaggctggggaaagactTCTCATCTACCTTGTTGtctcagaagtagcggtaagtgttgttttagtccgtgaagaccaag TAATTGcttatccattacgcaatatattacataagcataagttgtcaggtaggttagccaaatgggctatagaattaagtgaatatgacatcacaTACCAGCCTAGAACCGTGAaaaaatctcaagtgttagcagattttgtggctgattttagccaaggaatgcaattggaagcagaaaaagaattgcaaGTGTTCAACGGCTCTAATctgggaatttggaccttattcactgatggttcctCTAATGTGAAGGGTGCATGCTTGGGAATTGTTTTGATACCatctacgggtgaaaccattcgacaagccattaaatgtcattctataactaatgaTGGGGCAGAGTATGCGGccgtgattgcaggtttagaacaagcacgagaactcggcattaaTCAGATTGTGATCAAAAGCAATTCGCAGGTCGTAGTTAATCAAATACTGGGGACTTATACGGCCAGGGAAGTACGAATGCAGCAGTACTTAGAGAAGGTACGAGATCTGATcaggcaattccaaacttggaaagttaTGCAAATATCAAGAGATGGAAATGTCGAGGCAAACGCCCTAGCCAATATCGCATCTGCAACAgacgtggcaagcaatgaaaatgctttcataattcatttgtttcattcagtgctcgatccagacaaaaatgag tatggaactgTCCCTAAAGACAAGAAAAAAGCTCACACGCTTCGGAAaaggctgctcgatattgtttaa